The Aureispira anguillae genome contains a region encoding:
- a CDS encoding OmpH family outer membrane protein: MNKVLIKVVLCCLFFCCSAQATFSQQRIAYIDTDVIIKAMPEYRITQSSLETFQKQLLKQLDAEKKAIAQYYTSVIEQVKRGEMTAQQQQEAEVKLQKMQSDLEQKTTEADQQLVAKEQVLSKPMYDKFEKGIETIAQKNSYAYILDKKLLMYATGGIDATDQLKKELGI; the protein is encoded by the coding sequence ATGAACAAGGTATTAATAAAGGTTGTGCTGTGTTGCTTATTTTTTTGTTGCTCTGCTCAGGCGACTTTTTCGCAGCAGCGGATTGCGTATATTGATACAGATGTTATCATTAAAGCAATGCCTGAATATAGAATTACTCAATCGTCCTTAGAGACCTTCCAAAAGCAATTGCTTAAGCAGTTGGATGCCGAAAAAAAGGCCATTGCTCAGTATTATACTTCGGTGATTGAACAGGTGAAAAGAGGTGAAATGACAGCTCAACAGCAACAGGAGGCAGAAGTCAAACTTCAAAAAATGCAAAGCGACTTGGAGCAAAAAACGACAGAAGCTGACCAGCAGTTGGTTGCTAAAGAACAGGTATTGTCTAAGCCTATGTATGATAAATTTGAAAAGGGAATCGAAACCATTGCCCAAAAAAATAGTTACGCTTATATCTTAGATAAAAAACTATTGATGTATGCTACGGGGGGGATTGATGCAACCGATCAGCTCAAAAAAGAACTAGGTATTTAG